The DNA region GGGGGGGGGTGGCTGCGAGGGCGGGAGGGAACCCCCGCCCAGCAAGGTGTTGCAGCGATTGTCAGCCGGCGACCACGGCCCCGCGGATCTGTTCGAGCGCGGATGGGTCGTCCAGCGTGGTCAGGTCGCCCGGGTCACGCCCTTCCGCCAGCGCCTGGATCGAGCGCCGCAGCAGCTTGCCCGAGCGGGTCTTGGGCAGCAGCGCGACGAAATGCACCCGTACCGGCCGCGCGATTGCGCCCAACTGGGCATCCACGGTGGACATGATCTCCTTCTCGAGCGCCACCCTGCCCTCGGCATCCGCCACCCGTGCCGGGTCGCGCACCACGGCGAAGGCCACCACTGCCTGCCCCTTCAGCTCGTCGGCCACGCCGACCACCGCCACCTCGGCCACCGCCGCGTGGCAGGAGATCGCTTCTTCGATCTCGCGCGTGCCGAGCCGGTGGCCGGCGACGTTGATCACGTCGTCGGCGCGGCCGAGGATGAAGTAATAGCCGTCAGCATCGCACCGCGCCCAGTCGAAGCTCGAATAGACGAGATCGTTGAAGTTGCTGAAATAGGTGTTGACGAAGCGTTCGTCGTTGCCCCAGATCGTCTGCAGGCAGCCCGGCGGTAGCGGCGGCACCAGTACCAGCACGCCCTTCTCGTCGGTGCCGACGGGCTTGCCCGTACCCTCGTGCAGCAGCCGCACGTTGAAGCCGTAGACCGGGAAGCCGGGGGAGCCGAATTTCTTGTCGGATTTCTCGATGCCGGGCTGGGCAGAGAGGATCGGCCAGCCGGTTTCGGTCTGCCAGTAGTTGTCGATCACCGGCACCTTGAGTGCATCGCTGATCCAGCGCGAGGTCGGCTCGTCGAGCGGCTCGCCGGCCAGGTACAGCGCGCGCAGGCTCGTTACGTCGTGGCGGCTCAGGCAGGCTGGGTCTTGCTTCTTGAGCACGCGGATCGCCGTCGGGCTCGAAAACATCACGTTGACCTTGTGCTGCTCGACGATCTTCCACCAGATCGCCGCGTCGGGATTGATCGGCAGCCCTTCGTAAACCACCGTGGTCATGCCGGCGATCAGCGGGCCGTAGACGATATACGAGTGGCCGACCACCCAGCCGATATCGGAGGTGGTGAACATCGTGTCGCCGGGCTTGCCGCAATAGATATATTTCATCGAGGCCGCCAGCGCCACGGCATAGCCGCCCGTGTCGCGCTGCACGCCCTTGGGCTTGCCGGTGGTGCCCGAGGTGTAGAGGATATAGCTCGGATCGCTGGATTCGAGCCATTCCACGCTCACGCGCGCGCCCTCGTGTTCGGCGCGCAGCGTGGCGTAATCAACATCGCGTCCATCGACGCGCTGCATGCCCTGGTCGAGCCCGCGATTCACGATCACCACCTTGGCCGGCGGATGTTCGGCCAGCCGCAGCGCCTCGTCCACCAGCGGCTTGTAGGCGATCACCCTGCCGCCGCGCATGCCGGCATCGGCGGTGAACATCAGCTTCGGCCGGGCATCGTCGATACGGCTCGCCAGGCTGTGGGCGGCAAACCCGCCGAACACCACCGAGTGCACCGCGCCGATGCGCGCGCAGGCAAGCATGGCGAAGATCGCCTCCGGCACCATCGGCATGTAGATGACCACGCGATCACCCTTGCCGACGCCTTGCGACTTGAGCAC from Chitinivorax sp. PXF-14 includes:
- a CDS encoding propionate--CoA ligase gives rise to the protein MNYQEFHQWSISDPDSFWAQQAELVDWHVPFNHTLDYQHPPFTRWFVGGRTNLCHNAVDRHLAERAQQNALVYISTETNTEINYSFAELHAEVNACAAVLKSQGVGKGDRVVIYMPMVPEAIFAMLACARIGAVHSVVFGGFAAHSLASRIDDARPKLMFTADAGMRGGRVIAYKPLVDEALRLAEHPPAKVVIVNRGLDQGMQRVDGRDVDYATLRAEHEGARVSVEWLESSDPSYILYTSGTTGKPKGVQRDTGGYAVALAASMKYIYCGKPGDTMFTTSDIGWVVGHSYIVYGPLIAGMTTVVYEGLPINPDAAIWWKIVEQHKVNVMFSSPTAIRVLKKQDPACLSRHDVTSLRALYLAGEPLDEPTSRWISDALKVPVIDNYWQTETGWPILSAQPGIEKSDKKFGSPGFPVYGFNVRLLHEGTGKPVGTDEKGVLVLVPPLPPGCLQTIWGNDERFVNTYFSNFNDLVYSSFDWARCDADGYYFILGRADDVINVAGHRLGTREIEEAISCHAAVAEVAVVGVADELKGQAVVAFAVVRDPARVADAEGRVALEKEIMSTVDAQLGAIARPVRVHFVALLPKTRSGKLLRRSIQALAEGRDPGDLTTLDDPSALEQIRGAVVAG